One part of the Acetonema longum DSM 6540 genome encodes these proteins:
- a CDS encoding AAA family ATPase, translating into MIPLRIKIQNLGAIPQADIDLTSVGLCSLVGPNGAGKSTALTWAPLFALYGETKNGCSVDDLVRRGTTEMAVEFDFEHHGDTYKVLRTRSTKGRGKSTLELQKQAGDIWVSESGASIAETQEKINRLLGLDANTMVSSSMILQGKSGEFTAKSKGERKAILAQILQLDQYGDLQEKARAKAAVLKAEIDKVNNQIEVLNGRLTGMEETEADYQAAKVELDILAAAVAIDEIELQKADAELARVNARVEQIDKLFAEADTIRADVIRKTQDRDGYLKRIESAKKILDQESEITARVAEHEQVKESITVLKTKQQRYGQVLSELSKAKTDMLEVDAAVAKVASQILSVKTLLTNTETLKTAAAEYDLLADKLTKLDQLHSQYVELGRQKAETNAKLLVAKNELTSKQNKLKMQIENCAVAATMLQDCECVDIEKANCKFLANAKQASADQVQFQADLDALKSDDVDMYADELLLMDEQIQTLGYSPEEHSKSRTESMRLKPLADQYAQLSGKTELLVTLSETEKGHWERKSSLEAKVAELQAEHDSLLKELSGLSAMQDKLQRLEIWVNLQQQIPAAREILNTTQQLADRLGTEITAGTTKADELTEEYLSTVSGVKDEQKTAQERSEELRRGVTLKRGQENALHAKIGALETKIADMQMAGEERKRLVAELEPQTKKLVRWQTLVKAFGKDGIPALIIENAVPELERIANEILGQMSAGKHHLRFETQRELKSREGVAEALDIIVGDWSGERPYETFSGGEQLRIDLAIRFALSELLARRAGSKVEWVVIDEALSNQDAKHRQMVVDAIKNVADRFKKVIVITHDPELMDAFGQSIQFSIKEDNTREVMVA; encoded by the coding sequence ATGATTCCACTGCGGATTAAAATTCAGAACTTAGGGGCTATCCCACAGGCGGATATCGACTTAACCAGCGTAGGGCTTTGCTCACTGGTTGGCCCGAATGGCGCTGGTAAGAGCACTGCCCTGACATGGGCGCCGTTATTCGCACTGTATGGGGAAACGAAAAACGGATGCTCGGTTGACGACCTGGTTCGCCGAGGAACTACAGAAATGGCTGTGGAGTTTGATTTTGAACACCATGGCGACACTTATAAGGTGCTTCGAACTCGGTCTACAAAAGGCCGGGGGAAAAGCACACTGGAACTGCAAAAACAGGCCGGCGATATATGGGTGAGCGAGTCAGGAGCGTCGATTGCTGAAACTCAGGAAAAGATTAACCGGCTGTTGGGACTTGATGCGAACACAATGGTTTCGTCGTCGATGATTCTCCAGGGAAAGTCTGGAGAATTCACGGCGAAATCCAAGGGTGAACGCAAAGCAATTCTGGCGCAAATACTGCAGTTGGACCAATATGGCGATTTGCAGGAAAAGGCCAGGGCGAAGGCTGCGGTATTAAAAGCAGAAATCGACAAGGTGAACAATCAAATTGAAGTTCTCAACGGCAGGTTGACCGGGATGGAAGAAACAGAGGCTGACTATCAGGCCGCTAAGGTAGAATTGGATATTCTTGCGGCAGCCGTAGCAATTGATGAAATCGAGTTGCAGAAGGCGGATGCTGAACTGGCCCGGGTTAATGCAAGGGTTGAACAGATAGACAAGCTTTTTGCAGAAGCAGATACCATCCGGGCTGATGTCATAAGGAAAACTCAGGACCGAGACGGTTATCTGAAACGCATTGAATCGGCAAAGAAAATCCTTGACCAAGAGTCCGAGATAACGGCCAGGGTTGCTGAACATGAACAGGTTAAGGAATCCATCACCGTCCTGAAAACCAAACAGCAGCGGTATGGACAGGTTCTTAGCGAACTATCTAAGGCGAAAACTGACATGCTTGAAGTAGATGCCGCAGTGGCCAAGGTTGCAAGTCAGATACTGAGCGTGAAAACGCTTCTGACTAATACTGAAACACTCAAAACGGCGGCTGCCGAATATGACCTACTTGCCGACAAACTCACCAAACTGGACCAGTTACACAGCCAATACGTGGAATTGGGCCGGCAAAAGGCTGAGACGAACGCTAAATTGCTGGTTGCCAAAAATGAACTGACCAGTAAGCAAAACAAGTTAAAAATGCAGATTGAGAACTGCGCAGTAGCCGCGACAATGCTACAAGATTGCGAATGCGTTGACATTGAAAAAGCGAACTGCAAATTCCTCGCCAATGCAAAACAGGCTTCGGCCGATCAGGTCCAGTTTCAGGCTGATCTTGATGCCTTGAAAAGTGATGATGTTGACATGTATGCCGACGAATTACTGCTCATGGATGAACAAATTCAGACTCTGGGGTATTCACCCGAAGAGCATTCGAAGAGTAGAACAGAATCGATGCGGTTGAAACCTCTGGCAGACCAATATGCGCAGTTATCCGGAAAAACAGAATTACTGGTCACTCTCAGCGAAACGGAGAAGGGGCACTGGGAACGGAAATCCAGCCTGGAAGCCAAAGTGGCTGAACTCCAGGCAGAACACGATTCTTTACTGAAAGAGTTGTCTGGATTATCTGCCATGCAAGACAAGCTACAGCGATTAGAAATTTGGGTAAATCTGCAACAACAGATCCCGGCCGCGAGGGAAATCCTGAATACAACCCAGCAGCTGGCTGATCGTCTGGGTACGGAAATTACGGCAGGGACCACTAAGGCAGACGAACTCACGGAAGAATACCTTAGCACGGTTTCTGGTGTTAAGGATGAGCAGAAAACGGCTCAGGAACGGTCGGAAGAACTGCGGCGAGGGGTAACCCTCAAGAGGGGACAAGAAAACGCCCTACACGCCAAAATTGGTGCATTGGAGACGAAGATTGCCGATATGCAGATGGCTGGGGAAGAACGCAAGAGACTGGTCGCAGAACTTGAGCCACAAACCAAGAAACTGGTTCGATGGCAGACGCTGGTGAAGGCATTCGGGAAAGACGGAATTCCCGCATTGATCATCGAAAACGCGGTCCCGGAACTGGAACGAATCGCCAATGAGATTTTGGGACAGATGTCTGCCGGCAAGCACCATCTCCGCTTTGAGACGCAACGGGAACTGAAATCCCGGGAAGGGGTTGCTGAGGCTCTGGATATCATTGTCGGCGATTGGTCCGGGGAACGGCCGTACGAAACGTTCTCGGGCGGGGAGCAACTTCGGATTGACTTGGCGATACGGTTTGCATTATCTGAACTGCTGGCGCGTCGGGCCGGGTCCAAGGTTGAGTGGGTTGTCATCGACGAGGCACTTTCGAACCAGGACGCAAAACATCGGCAGATGGTTGTGGACGCGATCAAGAATGTTGCTGACCGGTTCAAAAAGGTAATTGTAATTACTCACGATCCGGAGTTGATGGATGCTTTTGGACAATCCATTCAGTTCTCCATCAAAGAAGATAATACCCGGGAAGTGATGGTCGCTTAG